One genomic segment of Rivularia sp. PCC 7116 includes these proteins:
- a CDS encoding CPBP family intramembrane glutamic endopeptidase gives MTFNPNSASVKKVSKFKIFLTLFLLGLTGVFSLLLAPVNIPEGTELPLSLSTLKIIGLIQSSILLGIATFIGSNLSTRVGFSTPLIKAFYNHTGVRSIFSKQIIFGIIGGAIAYIFSAIILKLTEPFLPAAYLALNQNPDVQIPLLTRVLYGGIVEELLIRWGLMTFLVWLPWKIFQKASGTPKSIFYWFGITVAAAIFGIGHLPLLFSLIAQPTILLIGLIMALNMITGIIAGWLYWRKGLEAAIFAHMTFHLILVSVSEIIN, from the coding sequence ATGACTTTCAATCCAAATTCTGCATCAGTCAAAAAAGTTTCAAAATTTAAAATCTTTCTAACTTTGTTCTTGCTGGGATTGACAGGAGTGTTTTCTTTACTGCTTGCTCCCGTTAATATTCCAGAAGGGACGGAATTACCTTTATCCTTATCTACACTTAAAATTATCGGCTTGATACAGTCGAGTATTTTACTGGGGATTGCCACTTTTATCGGTAGCAATCTTTCAACTAGAGTTGGTTTCTCAACTCCTTTAATTAAGGCATTTTATAATCATACTGGCGTTCGTTCTATTTTTTCCAAACAAATTATCTTTGGAATTATTGGAGGTGCGATCGCCTATATTTTCAGCGCAATTATACTCAAACTTACGGAGCCATTTCTACCTGCGGCATATCTTGCTTTAAATCAAAATCCTGACGTTCAAATACCTTTATTAACTCGCGTACTTTACGGTGGAATCGTCGAGGAATTATTAATCCGCTGGGGTTTGATGACATTTCTAGTATGGCTGCCCTGGAAGATTTTCCAAAAAGCTTCAGGTACACCAAAGTCTATTTTTTACTGGTTCGGAATTACCGTTGCTGCGGCAATATTTGGTATTGGACATTTACCACTTTTATTTAGTTTAATTGCTCAACCGACAATATTGTTAATTGGGTTAATCATGGCTTTAAATATGATTACAGGAATAATTGCAGGCTGGTTATACTGGCGCAAAGGTTTAGAAGCTGCAATATTTGCTCACATGACATTTCATTTAATATTGGTTTCAGTATCAGAAATTATCAATTAA
- a CDS encoding DUF6163 family protein, producing the protein MNLLFESRHKPSMGIYLKILALFYFYGATVHYANLLGFGEIPFRESPLSWQVGDIFYAILGTFTVIGLWLKTRWGIVCFLLSAVSQLILYIGFPQWFAFTNEQQQLLWSMVMFHVVTLLIFFGLLLFTRSREQYNS; encoded by the coding sequence ATGAATTTACTTTTTGAATCCCGACATAAGCCGAGCATGGGAATTTATCTGAAAATTCTCGCACTATTTTACTTTTACGGTGCAACCGTACATTATGCCAATTTATTAGGTTTTGGAGAAATACCCTTTAGAGAATCACCTTTGAGTTGGCAGGTTGGTGATATTTTCTATGCGATTTTAGGTACCTTTACTGTTATTGGTTTATGGTTAAAAACTCGCTGGGGAATAGTATGTTTCCTTTTAAGTGCAGTTTCACAGCTAATTTTATATATTGGCTTTCCTCAATGGTTTGCATTCACAAATGAGCAACAACAGTTACTTTGGAGTATGGTAATGTTTCATGTTGTGACTTTATTAATTTTCTTCGGTTTACTATTATTTACCAGAAGCCGAGAACAATATAACAGTTAA
- a CDS encoding class I SAM-dependent methyltransferase → MISKFLASQLRQPSGWFGKQVVSRVLNRDNASMNKLALRMLNLKSADEHVLELGFGGGYLLNRILKNPGVKSVDGIDVSPEMVDFCKKRFASDIKRGKLHLNCCNTVNIPKFNRNFTKICTVNTIYFWKDVKQTLIELYQILEDKGSLVICFNCKEFLKQTTLPKHGFQVYDTEEVKELMITVGFKNIKWIINSEPKEQFVCIVGEK, encoded by the coding sequence ATGATTAGTAAATTTCTCGCATCACAACTTCGTCAGCCTTCAGGATGGTTTGGTAAGCAAGTTGTTTCTAGAGTTTTAAATAGAGATAATGCTTCTATGAACAAGCTTGCATTAAGAATGTTGAATCTAAAATCCGCAGATGAGCACGTTTTAGAGTTAGGTTTTGGTGGAGGTTATTTACTAAATAGAATTCTTAAAAATCCGGGTGTAAAATCTGTTGATGGTATAGATGTTTCTCCGGAAATGGTTGATTTTTGTAAAAAGCGTTTTGCTTCGGATATAAAAAGAGGTAAGCTACATTTAAATTGTTGTAATACGGTAAATATACCGAAATTTAATCGTAATTTTACCAAAATTTGTACGGTTAATACTATTTATTTTTGGAAGGATGTTAAACAGACTTTAATTGAACTGTATCAAATTTTGGAAGACAAAGGTTCCTTGGTTATTTGTTTTAATTGCAAAGAATTTCTCAAGCAAACAACTCTTCCCAAACATGGTTTTCAGGTTTACGACACTGAAGAAGTCAAAGAGCTGATGATAACTGTAGGTTTTAAAAATATCAAGTGGATTATAAATTCTGAGCCTAAAGAACAATTTGTCTGCATCGTTGGAGAAAAGTGA